The stretch of DNA AAGAGTATTTAACTGGTTTAAATAGAAGTCAAAACCTACAGTATATATTTACTTCTTTATTGGTTTTATCTTTAACTTATCTTGTTGGTTTTTTTATCCTAAAGATAATAAAAAACTTATATAAAAATTTAAATGATACAAAAAGGTTAAATAAAAAGCTAAATATATTAAATGAAAAGTTTACTACTATTTTAGATACTACAAATGATATGGTAATGATTTTAGATAAAAATAGAGTTATTGAGTTTTCAAATAAAGCTACCTTTGATATTTCAGGTTTTGAAGAAAAAGAGCTTATACATGAAAAGCTTGATAAGTTTTTAAAAGTAGGGCGTGAAGAGTTTATTTCAAATTTTGAAAATAGTTTAAAAAATAGTACACAAAGGTTTGAGTTTATTTTGCCTATAAAAAATAAGAGTCTAATCTTATTTGTAAATTTAATCAAAATAAAAAAACAAAACAAAGTATTACTTATAGCAAAAGATATTACAGAAATAAAACAACAGCAAGATTTAGTAATCCAACAATCAAAATTAGCTTCAATGGGTGAAATGCTTTCAAATATAGCACATCAATGGAGACAACCATTAAATATTTTAAACCTAGTATCTACAGACTTAAAATATAAGTTTGCCTATGGACAGTTAGACCAAGAGAAAGTAGATGAAATCTCTTCTAAACTTCAAAATCAAATAGAGTATCTTTCTAAAACAATAGATGATTTTAGAGACTTTTTTACACCTACAAAAAATAAAGAGTTGTTTAAAATACATAGTGCAATAAAAAGTACTATTAATATAGTTGGAAGTGCATTAAAGGATAACTTGATTGAGTTAAAACTAGATATTGATGATAGCCTAGAGTTAAATTCATACAAAAGTCAACTAGAACAAGTATTGATAAATATTTTAAATAATGCAAAAGATGCAATCCTTCAAAATAAGACTGAAAATCCATTTATAGAGATAAAAGTATATAAAGCTGAAAAAATTATCATAGAAATAAAAAACAATGGTGGAGCTATAAAAGAAGAGATTTTAGAAAAGATTTTTGAACCATATTTTTCTACAAAGTTTAATTCAAAGGGAACAGGACTTGGACTTTATATGTCAAAAATGATTATTGAAAAAAATATGGGTGGAAAGTTAAACGCTAAGTGTCAAGAAGATAATACTAGTTTTATAATAAGCTTTGAGAGTTAACTCTCAAGGCTTTTTAAAATACTTCTTGCTCTTTTCTTTTGATAAGGGTTTTTAACTACTTGTTTTAAAATTTTGATAGAAGTTTTTTTGTCATCTAATTCATAAAAACATAAGGCTTTTAAAAGCTCTTTTTCTCCAGCAGTTTTAGTGTTTCTTTTTGTTTTCATAGTATCTAAAATAGCAATACTATCTTTGAATTCTTGTTTTTGATAATATAAGTTTGCAAGAATAAGTTTGTATTTATTCTCCTTTCCATATTCAGAAGATTTGATTTTTTTGATTGCTAGGTCAATATCTTTTGCATTTACATGTGTTGAAACAAGTAATTCAAATATCTTTTTATCTTCTTTTACTAATCCAGTTTCTACAGCTTTTGTAAGTAAGTCATTTGCTTTTTTATAAACACCATTTTGTAAAGAGATATTTATAAAATATAAAATATTGTTTTTGTTTTTTAATACACCATTTTTGTAGGCTAATTCTAATGTTGCTAAAGAGTCTTTTAGTCTATTTTTTTCTTGATATAAAGAAGCAAGTTGAACCCAATAACTTTCATTTTTACTAAAAAGTTTAACCATGATTTCCATAGTTTTTATGGCATTGTTATAATCTTTGATTTCAACATAAGAAGAATAAAGAATTTTATACCATGACTCTTTTATCTCTTTTTTAGAAGAGAAATATTTCTTTGAGTAGCTGATACTTTTTTTATATTTCTTCTCATAATAATAAGCCAAAATCAGTGTTTCATAAACATCATTTTTCTTTAAAACTTTACTATTTAAAAGCTCATTTGAAAGCTTGATACTAGGTTTGTATTTTTCTAGTGATAAGTAAATCTTTGATAAAGAGAACTTGATTTTATCAATACTATCTTTTTCAAAGGCATTATATTTAATGATTTGCTTATAAGCTTTTGCAACTTTTTTATAGTTGTCCTCATGAATATAAATATTACTTAGTGTTTGTAGAATATATGACTTTTCATAATCATTTTTAGAATCACTTTTTAGCAACTCTTCTAGTATCTTTTTAGATGTTTTATAATCATCTTTTTCTATTAGTTTCTGTGCTTTCATTAAGCTATTATATGTACTTTTTGACATATGCATTTTGGCAAATGCACTAGTATAAAAACAAAGGAACATTATTAACAATATTTTTTTTAACATCATTTCCTACCTTGCTAATCTAAAGTTAAATGTAATTGTTGCATTTTTGAAGCTTCCTGCAACATCATTTTTTGAAGGTCTAAATCTCCATCTTTTTATTGCTTTTACTGCTTCATCTTCAAATACACCTTTTGGGTTTGATTCAACAACTTGAACTCCTGATACAAAACCACCAGAATCGATTTTAAATGTTAGTTGTACAAAACCTTCTTGTCTTCTTATTTTTGCTCGTCTTGGATATCTTGGATTTACTCTTTTTAGGGCATTTAACATATTTGCATCTAAAAGATTTGAACCAATATTTATTTTAGCTCCTGATAAAGAGTTTATTGATGAGATATCAATATTTTGGCTAATATCTAAAGGCTTGATTTTTACGTTTTTATTTAGTTGTTGATTTAATTTTGTTTTTAATTCTAGCTTTTTAGGCTCAACTTTTTTAATAGGCTCTTTTGGTTTAACTCTTTTTTTCTTTTCAATAACCGTATCTTTTTTATCTCTTAAATAAGTTAACTGAACGGGATTTGTTTCTTTTTTTATATGCTCACTTTGAGTTGATGTCATTTTTTGCATTAACACAAACATCGCAATTGAGATAACAAGAGATACGGATACAGCTATTAATATTCTCATCTTAGTTCTTTAGTGTAGAAATAGAAATATTTGTAATACCAGCTAGTCTTACCTGGTCCATGACTTTTACAAGTACACCAGTTCTAGCATCTTTGTCTGATTGAACTACAACACTACTTTGAGTATTTGAAGCTTTTAGTCTCTCTATGTTTGACCTAACTGCTCTTATGTCAACCATTCTTTTATCAATCCAAATCTCATCATTATTTTTAATAGCTATTAAAATATTTGCTTCTGCTTTTTGTTGACTTGTTTTTGCGCTTGGTCTATTTACTTCTATACCTGCTTCTTTTACAAAAGAGGTTGTAACAATAAAGAAAATTAACATAATAAAAACAACATCAAGCATTGGTGTTAAGTTTATTTCAGTCTCTTCTTTATTGTTTTTTTGTGAAAATCTTCTCATCTTATAAAACCTTTGATATTTCTAAATACAATTTATCTGTATGGTATTTTATTGATAGCTCTAATTTTTTCTCAAATAGTATTCCACTAAGTGCAACTACCATTCCTGCCATTGTTGGAATTGTTGCCATTGATACTCCATTTGCCATTGATTTTACATTGCTAGTACCATTTAGTGCCATTACATCAAATACTTCAATCATTCCTGTAACAGTTCCTAATAAACCAACTAATGGACAAACAATAATCAAAGTCTTGATAAAACTAAGACCTGATTTTAGTTTGATATTTGAATCTTCAATTAAATACTTTTTTATCTCTTCTTTAAACTTTTGATTGAATTGTTTTTGTGATAAATCTTGCTTTAAAGCTTTTGCATATTTTTTATATTCAAAGCTAATGTAAATATATCTTTCAATAAGCAATGCCCAAAGAAATAGGGCAATTGCAAATACGATATATAAAACAAAACCACCTTTGTCAAAAAAGTTAAAGAAGTTATCTATATATAAATCAATCATGTTATTTAAGTGTTTTTGCTAACATTCCTATACTTTGCTCTTCTAATACAGATACAATAGCTTCAGCTTTTGAAGAGATATATGTATATGCAAAAAGTAATGGAATAGCTGTTACAAGACCTAAAACAGTTGTAATAAGAGCAGTTGAAATTCCACCTGCCATAAGTTTTGGGTCACCTGTACCAAATAAAGTAATAGCTTGGAAAGTTGCAATCATCCCTGTAACAGTTCCTAGTAATCCAAGTAATGGAGTTACAGCTGCAAGAAGTTTTACAAAGCTTTGACCTTTTTTGATATGATTCGTCTCTTTTAAAATTGCTTCACCAATTTTGATTTCTAAGTCATTGATAGAGTCATTTACATTTTTATAAAATACTCCTGCAATTTTTCCTAAAGAGTTTGAATCATCGTAGTTTTCTAAATTCTTTTGTTGTTTTTTGATTTTTGTATGAATAAGATTTAAAAACACAATTTTATATGCTGCAAATAATAAACCTAAAACACCAAGAGTAATAATAATATATCCTACAATTCCACCTTGGTTAATTCTATCCATGATTGTTGGATTGTTACCAAGCATTTCAAAAAGAGTTCCTCTTGTTGGGTCAATTAGTGCAGATTTTATTTCATTTGAGCTTTCCTCAAAATCTTGTGCATTTGATGTATATGCTGATGATGGTTGTGTTGATAATTCAATTAATGAGTTTATATCATTTGAATACTTTAAGAAGTTACCATTTGAGAAGGCTGAAAATACACCAACTCTAGTTACATCTTGAATATTTCTTTCACCATTTTGTAAAATAACATTTGCTTGATAAGTTGATACTTGTCCACTTTGAATGATTTCATCTAGCATTGTGTGCCAAAAAGAAGTTAACTCTTCGATTGTAGGAAGTTTTTTAGAGTTTGAGAATTTTGTGAAAATCTCTTCTTTTTGTGGAAACTCTGATGCTGTAAAACTTCTTTGGTAGTTTGTTAAAAAGTCTGCTGAAGTTTGTCTTACACTTCCAAACATCTCACCTAAATCACCAATCTTTACATTTAGTTCGGCTTCTTTTGAAGTTAGAACTTCTTCATTTGCTTCAATAAGTTTTTTAAGTCTTTTTGTTTCAATATTTTCTAGTTTTAAATCTTTTTTTGCTTGAAGAAAAAGTGCTTTTTGTTGGTTTTTATTTTCAACAAACTCTTTTAGTCTTTTTTTCTCATCAATGATTTCTTTATTTGATGTTTGCTTTACACTATGTAGTAAATTTTCTAAATCAAGGGCAAAACTTGAGTTTATAATTAATAGTGTTGCTAATATATATTTAATCATTAGTTATCCTTTGATGTTAAGAATGGAAGATTTAGGAAATCAACATTTTGATGTTTTTTAGCAATTTTGATACCTTTTCTGATATTCGCTTTTGCATTTGAACTTTCTACTTCAACCCAAGATCTAGTTTCATTATTCCAGTATCCATAAGTTTTAAGGTCTAAACTTTGATAGTATAAAGCTGTTCTTCCAAGTCTAAGAAAATCATATGTAGTAGCATCAATTTTGTCTTGGTATGTTTCAATACTATTTGCATAGTCATACTCAATTTTAAAGGCTTCTAAAATAATTCTATATTTTTCAGCTGTTTTAATATCTGCTTTATCAAGGCTTTTTTCTATGTTTTCGATTCTAGTTGTTCTTTCATCAAGTAAGAAAGGAGTGTCCATTTGAACTAGTTTTTTTAAGCTATCAACCATGTTTAACATAAGAGGGAAAATATTTTTTTGAGTATTTTCAATATCTACAATTTGTTGATTGATATTGCTAAGTTCTTCTTTTTGTGATTGAAGGATTTTTCTTAGTTGCTCATTGTATACTCTAGTACTTTTTAGTTCAGCATTTGTATATTTATATTTGCTAAGAAGCTCTTCTCTTTGGTACTCTAAATTATCTATTTTATTTTGATAATTTTTTAGTTTGTTATTTGTCTTTTCTATTATATCTAGCGATTTGTCTATCTCGTTAGAGAATAGAGAAGTTGATAAGACTAATGAAAATAAAATAGTATTAAATAACTTATTCATTTCTACCCTTTTAGTATTAATTTTGAGAATTATAATCATTTTATTATAAAATTAAACTTATACAAAATTACATAAATAATTTATAAAATTATGCTATAAGAAAACTGTTGTTAAATTTGTGAATACAGAAGAGTTAGAGTTATTAAATCTAAAAATTGATTCTTTTATATGAGTTTCAATATTTGTTTTATTTATCCCTCTAAACTTTTTTAGTCTAGTATTAATAAACTCATTTAGAGTATTTTTTGTATTCATATAACCTAGAACAATATATTTATTATTGTTTTTATTTAGTAGTAGTTTTGCGCAGTTGATTTTTTTGTTTCTGATTAAACTATTTTTAACTTCCTCTTCAATTGGAAAGTTACAATCCTTAAGCAAAATAGTTTTATTGTCATACTCTATATAAAATACAAAGTTTTTATTGAGTGTAAAATATTTAATATAACAATGTTTTGGTTTTTGCTTATTTGAAATCTCTTGAGTATTTGTAATATATGTACGAAGTTGTTTATAGTACTTATTTATAGTGACTCTACTGATATTTACTCTCATCGAGGCTTCACTTGCAGTAAGGTCTTCCCCAAAGCATTTGCAAATATTTTCAATAGTTGAGTTATCTATTTTTTTGTTTCTCATATAATAATTATTATCTATATCAAAATTTTCCATTTCTAATTCTATAAAAAAAAGATGTGAAAAGTGTGTGTACAAAATTGATTTTAACTAATGTTATTTTTTGCTTATCATGTAAGGTTTCTTTGTAATATTTCTATAAGAATAAATAGGAAATAATTCGCTTATCTTAATTTTAATAATTACTATCAATAAAGGAAATATTGTGAAAATAAGAAATAAAAAAATATTAGGGCTGTCACTTTGTGCAGCTTTCTTAATCCATGGTTCAGTATTCGCAGCTGAAAATGATACAACTAAAACATCTCTTGGAACAGTAGATGTTGTAAGTTCTAGTGATACTGAATCAACGAACTCTTATACACTAGACTCAACAAAATCTGCTACAAAACTAAGTTTATCACTAAAAGATACACCTCAATCTGTAAGTGTATTTACCCACCAAAAACTTGAGGATTTAGGAATTACTTCTTATCAAGAAATCTTAGCTTCTGTTACTGGAGTTTCAATGAGTAGATGGGATGAAAGATTAAACTCAAGTGCAAGAGGTTTTAC from Arcobacter sp. F155 encodes:
- a CDS encoding PAS domain-containing sensor histidine kinase yields the protein MIKKNSELKDIKTRIILFLYSIFILVAFIAIDKIFFYNSINNLIVKNGKDQIDEREKLLQKFIDRSELVLKNLRTTEVFTKYLQEPNEKNLEHLKKMFLLTSNIHSSFMQLRYIDKNGNEIVRVDKQSENTKSFLSTNLQNKSDRYYFIDSKNNPTAKVWFSNLDLNIENAQVEKPYKPTLRAVLPIVYKGEFDGILIINFFMDEFLKAFEDITLYNMILVDKDGNTLIHYDEKRSWGLFLEKPYNFKQEYENYKEVLTNKNYTSGTLISRKLDVPIANEPILILKPKEEYLTGLNRSQNLQYIFTSLLVLSLTYLVGFFILKIIKNLYKNLNDTKRLNKKLNILNEKFTTILDTTNDMVMILDKNRVIEFSNKATFDISGFEEKELIHEKLDKFLKVGREEFISNFENSLKNSTQRFEFILPIKNKSLILFVNLIKIKKQNKVLLIAKDITEIKQQQDLVIQQSKLASMGEMLSNIAHQWRQPLNILNLVSTDLKYKFAYGQLDQEKVDEISSKLQNQIEYLSKTIDDFRDFFTPTKNKELFKIHSAIKSTINIVGSALKDNLIELKLDIDDSLELNSYKSQLEQVLINILNNAKDAILQNKTENPFIEIKVYKAEKIIIEIKNNGGAIKEEILEKIFEPYFSTKFNSKGTGLGLYMSKMIIEKNMGGKLNAKCQEDNTSFIISFES
- a CDS encoding lipopolysaccharide assembly protein LapB, whose translation is MKAQKLIEKDDYKTSKKILEELLKSDSKNDYEKSYILQTLSNIYIHEDNYKKVAKAYKQIIKYNAFEKDSIDKIKFSLSKIYLSLEKYKPSIKLSNELLNSKVLKKNDVYETLILAYYYEKKYKKSISYSKKYFSSKKEIKESWYKILYSSYVEIKDYNNAIKTMEIMVKLFSKNESYWVQLASLYQEKNRLKDSLATLELAYKNGVLKNKNNILYFINISLQNGVYKKANDLLTKAVETGLVKEDKKIFELLVSTHVNAKDIDLAIKKIKSSEYGKENKYKLILANLYYQKQEFKDSIAILDTMKTKRNTKTAGEKELLKALCFYELDDKKTSIKILKQVVKNPYQKKRARSILKSLES
- a CDS encoding energy transducer TonB, which encodes MRILIAVSVSLVISIAMFVLMQKMTSTQSEHIKKETNPVQLTYLRDKKDTVIEKKKRVKPKEPIKKVEPKKLELKTKLNQQLNKNVKIKPLDISQNIDISSINSLSGAKINIGSNLLDANMLNALKRVNPRYPRRAKIRRQEGFVQLTFKIDSGGFVSGVQVVESNPKGVFEDEAVKAIKRWRFRPSKNDVAGSFKNATITFNFRLAR
- a CDS encoding biopolymer transporter ExbD, with amino-acid sequence MRRFSQKNNKEETEINLTPMLDVVFIMLIFFIVTTSFVKEAGIEVNRPSAKTSQQKAEANILIAIKNNDEIWIDKRMVDIRAVRSNIERLKASNTQSSVVVQSDKDARTGVLVKVMDQVRLAGITNISISTLKN
- a CDS encoding MotA/TolQ/ExbB proton channel family protein, with product MIDLYIDNFFNFFDKGGFVLYIVFAIALFLWALLIERYIYISFEYKKYAKALKQDLSQKQFNQKFKEEIKKYLIEDSNIKLKSGLSFIKTLIIVCPLVGLLGTVTGMIEVFDVMALNGTSNVKSMANGVSMATIPTMAGMVVALSGILFEKKLELSIKYHTDKLYLEISKVL
- a CDS encoding MotA/TolQ/ExbB proton channel family protein; amino-acid sequence: MIKYILATLLIINSSFALDLENLLHSVKQTSNKEIIDEKKRLKEFVENKNQQKALFLQAKKDLKLENIETKRLKKLIEANEEVLTSKEAELNVKIGDLGEMFGSVRQTSADFLTNYQRSFTASEFPQKEEIFTKFSNSKKLPTIEELTSFWHTMLDEIIQSGQVSTYQANVILQNGERNIQDVTRVGVFSAFSNGNFLKYSNDINSLIELSTQPSSAYTSNAQDFEESSNEIKSALIDPTRGTLFEMLGNNPTIMDRINQGGIVGYIIITLGVLGLLFAAYKIVFLNLIHTKIKKQQKNLENYDDSNSLGKIAGVFYKNVNDSINDLEIKIGEAILKETNHIKKGQSFVKLLAAVTPLLGLLGTVTGMIATFQAITLFGTGDPKLMAGGISTALITTVLGLVTAIPLLFAYTYISSKAEAIVSVLEEQSIGMLAKTLK
- a CDS encoding DUF3450 domain-containing protein; the encoded protein is MNKLFNTILFSLVLSTSLFSNEIDKSLDIIEKTNNKLKNYQNKIDNLEYQREELLSKYKYTNAELKSTRVYNEQLRKILQSQKEELSNINQQIVDIENTQKNIFPLMLNMVDSLKKLVQMDTPFLLDERTTRIENIEKSLDKADIKTAEKYRIILEAFKIEYDYANSIETYQDKIDATTYDFLRLGRTALYYQSLDLKTYGYWNNETRSWVEVESSNAKANIRKGIKIAKKHQNVDFLNLPFLTSKDN